Proteins from a single region of Sandaracinaceae bacterium:
- the rimM gene encoding 16S rRNA processing protein RimM, translated as MKPPRGAAPTRAPSPSGPGASDEREWVALGAVTRPHGVRGELRVHAFNADSELIAELDVLHLRDKTGALTAHRVLAARRAPKTWLVALEGVTTVEAAEALREREVCVPRDQMPAPAADEFYLRDAVGLPVKRAGEIVGEVLEIMLYPSMECFRCRFADGVREVPVMRPWVEGVDIEAGEVRVGDLDDLPVEKLG; from the coding sequence GTGAAGCCCCCCCGCGGAGCTGCGCCGACGCGCGCGCCTTCACCGTCGGGGCCGGGCGCCTCCGACGAGCGCGAGTGGGTGGCCCTCGGCGCCGTCACGCGTCCCCACGGCGTGCGGGGCGAGCTACGCGTCCACGCGTTCAACGCGGACTCCGAGCTGATCGCCGAGTTGGATGTGCTGCACCTGCGCGACAAGACGGGCGCCCTGACGGCACACCGCGTGCTCGCGGCTCGGCGTGCACCCAAGACCTGGCTCGTCGCCCTCGAAGGCGTGACCACGGTCGAAGCGGCCGAGGCGCTCCGCGAGCGAGAGGTGTGCGTTCCGCGCGACCAGATGCCGGCGCCGGCCGCCGACGAGTTCTATCTGCGGGACGCCGTGGGCCTCCCCGTGAAGCGCGCAGGCGAGATCGTCGGCGAGGTGCTCGAGATCATGCTCTACCCCAGCATGGAGTGCTTCCGCTGCCGCTTCGCCGACGGCGTTCGCGAGGTGCCCGTGATGCGCCCGTGGGTCGAGGGCGTGGACATCGAAGCCGGCGAGGTGCGCGTTGGCGACCTCGACGATCTCCCGGTCGAGAAGCTCGGCTGA
- a CDS encoding KH domain-containing protein, whose translation MQDLKDLVAYIARALVDDPDSVEVSAVEEDRAIVLELSVAEDDLGKVIGREGRTARALRTVVAAASTRFDKRVVLDILE comes from the coding sequence TTGCAGGACCTCAAAGATCTCGTCGCCTACATTGCTCGTGCGCTCGTGGACGACCCCGACTCCGTGGAGGTCTCCGCGGTCGAGGAAGACCGCGCCATCGTGCTCGAGCTGAGCGTGGCCGAAGACGACCTGGGCAAGGTCATCGGGCGCGAGGGCCGCACGGCGCGTGCCCTCCGCACGGTCGTGGCGGCTGCCTCCACGCGCTTCGACAAGCGCGTGGTGCTCGACATACTCGAGTGA
- the rpsP gene encoding 30S ribosomal protein S16, with protein sequence MVKVRLARRGAKKRPFYHIVVTDSQNARDGRFIEEIGYYDPSREITEAHVLYERLAYWVGKGAQLSERVEKVVKAHKKASAAAAA encoded by the coding sequence ATGGTCAAGGTTCGACTTGCCCGACGCGGCGCCAAGAAGCGCCCGTTCTACCACATCGTCGTCACGGACAGCCAGAACGCCCGCGACGGCCGTTTCATCGAAGAGATCGGTTACTACGACCCCTCGCGTGAGATCACCGAGGCCCACGTGCTCTACGAGCGCCTGGCGTACTGGGTCGGCAAGGGCGCTCAGCTGAGCGAGCGCGTCGAGAAGGTGGTCAAGGCCCACAAGAAGGCCTCCGCCGCCGCGGCTGCCTGA
- a CDS encoding septal ring lytic transglycosylase RlpA family protein, whose product MGGTTTPRATTSERSHSPYAAEYGRAPALETLEGRASYYSDRLAGRSTASGEPYRTTEFTAASRDLRFGTILRVTRADTGAVTYVRVNDRGPFGDRRRIVDLSRVAAEELGMIRAGVVDVRVEIVHRPTR is encoded by the coding sequence ATGGGCGGCACGACCACCCCGCGCGCGACGACGTCCGAACGCAGCCACAGCCCGTACGCCGCCGAGTATGGACGGGCGCCAGCGCTCGAGACCCTCGAGGGCCGCGCCAGCTACTACAGCGACCGCCTGGCGGGCCGCAGCACCGCCAGCGGTGAGCCCTATCGAACCACCGAATTCACGGCTGCCAGTCGCGACCTACGCTTCGGCACGATCTTGCGGGTGACCCGCGCCGACACCGGCGCCGTCACGTACGTACGCGTCAACGATCGCGGACCGTTCGGGGATCGGCGGCGGATCGTCGACCTCTCGCGCGTCGCGGCCGAGGAGCTCGGGATGATCCGGGCTGGCGTGGTGGACGTGCGGGTGGAGATCGTCCACCGCCCGACCCGCTGA
- a CDS encoding lamin tail domain-containing protein → MPSPWVPLLVSAWLGCVDTGLHGGSRAPVDASVPRAPLLVSTWPADGSAGVPDELPRAWIALDTPGPLRVLKTGWRSPGGSVPHRAEQRPCDEVGIVADVCLRLEPLIRLPVGTHQIGLDEGTLDAEGDPVDPAFAEFDVTSLAVDPAQPSVQGCERDEERVSGFCLLRTDTSLRVRAFLSASAIVELATEGRTVRALASRAEVVLRLTGLAPDTFYPLTMRATGLDGATHQVETLVRTHDSLATLTISEVRADPLGPDPDQEYVEIVNYGDEPAELSGLRLADDPTREGDLVVSALRLPAGGRALLVPERFEPALTRGDVPIPEGVPLVRVDGPLATGGLTNSGEPLFLRDPLGRRLSAVPSLPSTAGRCTQRTGIDPRDDTPASFHIRAACSPGRAGEDETW, encoded by the coding sequence GTGCCCTCCCCTTGGGTTCCGCTCCTGGTCTCCGCGTGGCTCGGCTGCGTCGACACCGGACTGCACGGCGGGTCGCGTGCGCCTGTGGACGCCAGCGTGCCCAGGGCACCACTGTTGGTGTCGACCTGGCCTGCGGATGGCAGCGCAGGCGTCCCCGACGAGCTCCCGCGTGCGTGGATCGCGCTCGACACCCCAGGCCCGCTGCGTGTCCTGAAGACCGGCTGGCGCAGCCCCGGCGGTTCCGTCCCACACCGCGCCGAGCAGCGCCCCTGCGACGAGGTGGGGATCGTCGCAGACGTGTGTCTGCGGCTCGAGCCGCTGATCCGACTGCCGGTCGGGACGCATCAGATCGGGCTGGACGAAGGGACGCTGGACGCGGAGGGAGACCCCGTCGACCCCGCGTTCGCCGAGTTCGACGTGACCTCGCTCGCCGTCGATCCGGCCCAGCCGTCCGTGCAGGGGTGTGAGCGCGACGAGGAGCGGGTGTCGGGCTTCTGCTTGCTGCGCACGGACACGTCGCTCCGCGTGCGCGCCTTCCTCAGCGCCAGCGCCATCGTCGAGCTGGCAACCGAGGGACGCACCGTGCGCGCTCTCGCCTCCCGCGCGGAGGTGGTCTTGCGGCTGACTGGGCTGGCCCCCGACACGTTCTACCCGCTGACGATGCGCGCCACCGGCCTGGACGGCGCGACGCATCAGGTCGAGACCCTGGTCCGGACCCACGATTCCCTCGCGACGCTGACCATCAGCGAAGTGCGCGCCGACCCCCTCGGCCCAGACCCGGACCAGGAGTACGTCGAGATCGTGAACTACGGCGATGAGCCGGCAGAGCTGAGCGGGCTCCGCCTCGCGGACGATCCGACGCGCGAGGGAGATCTCGTGGTGAGCGCGCTCCGCCTGCCCGCTGGGGGACGCGCGCTGCTCGTGCCGGAGCGCTTCGAGCCAGCCCTCACTCGCGGGGACGTGCCCATCCCCGAAGGCGTGCCGCTGGTTCGCGTCGACGGGCCGCTCGCAACGGGGGGGCTGACCAACAGCGGCGAGCCCTTGTTCCTCCGCGATCCTCTCGGGCGGCGCCTGTCCGCCGTGCCGTCTCTGCCCAGCACTGCCGGCCGCTGCACGCAGCGGACCGGGATCGACCCCCGCGACGACACCCCTGCGAGCTTCCACATCCGCGCCGCGTGCAGCCCCGGCCGCGCGGGTGAGGACGAAACGTGGTAA